A stretch of DNA from Streptomyces venezuelae:
CCACCCGCCTTCACCGACTACCTGGAACTGTCCATAGGCGGCACGCTGTCGGCCGGAGGACTGGGCGGGCAGATCGGCCACTACGGCACCCAGGCCGCCAATGTGCTCGAACTCCAGGTCGTCACCGGCGAGGGCGAGCTGGCGACCTGCTCGCCCACCCTGCGCCCCGACCTGTTCCGGGCCGCCCTCGGCGGCCTCGGGCAGTGCGCGCTGATCACCCGCGCCACCATCCCGCTGGTCCCCGCCCCCCGCTCCGTACGGTTCTACTCGCTGACCTGCCCGAGCGTGGCCGCGCTCAGCGCACAGCAGGCCGCTCTGGTCGGGGAGGGACGCTTCGACTACCTCATCGGCGAGGTCGTGTCGCCCTCCCCGGGGGCCTGGACGTATGTGATGGAGGCCGCTGCCTACGATGCGACGGCCGCCGACGACGCCCGGCTCATCGGCGACCTGGAGCACACCTCGGTCGAGGTCCGGGACGTGCCGTACTTCGACTTCCTCAACCGGATCGCGCCGTCGATGGAGCAGCTGAAGACCATCGGCGAGTGGCAGCGGCCCCACCCCTGGTACGACAGCCTGCTCCCCGCCTCCTCGGTGGACGCCGTGGTCACGGAGACCCTCGCGAACCTCAAGCCCGACGCGATCGGCCTGAGCGCGGTCATCCTGCTGTACCCCATCCCCACCGCCAAGTGCACGACCCCGCTTCCGGTCATGCCGGACGAAGAACTCGCCTACCTCTTCTCCCTCCTCAAGACCGCCTCCCCCGGGGCGGACTCCGCGGAGTCGATGGTGGCCGCGAACCGCAGCCAGTACGACGCCACGGTCGAGGCGGGCGGGCGCTGGTACCCGATCGGGTCGGTCCCGCTCACCCGGGCCGACTGGGAGCACCACTTCGGCGCCTTCTGGGAGGAGTTCTCGGCCGCGCGGCACCGCTACGACCCCGATGGCATCCTCACGCCGGGCCAGCGCATCTTCTGACCGCGGCCCGGTCTGCCGCCCGCACCCGGCTCAGCGGGTCCGTCGTACGGTCACCGTCTTCGGCCGCTGGTACTCGTGCAGCGCCAGGACGCTCAGGTCGGTGCCGTGCCCGGAGGTACCCCGGCCTCCGTGCGGGAGTTCCGCCGTCTGCACCAGATGGCAGTTGAGCCACGCCTCGCCCGCGTTCAGCCGGGCGACCAGGTCGAGGCCGGCTTCCAGGCCGGTGGTCCACACGCTCGCCGCGAGCGCCTGCGGGACGCCGTTCGCCAGGGCCAGGGCCGCCTCCGTGCTCTCCGCCTGCTGGACGGTGAGGAGCGGCCCGAAGACCTCCTCGGTGACCGACGGGTCGTCGTACGGGAGGTCCGCCAGCAGGCGGGCCGGACGCCAGTGCCCCGGCAGCCCCCGGGCCTCCGGGGCGATGCCGGCCGCGAGGTTGCGCTTCGCCCCGGAGGAGGCGACCAGCCGGTCGTAGCGCTCCGCCTGGTCCGGATTGTTCAGCGGTCCGAAGTCCCGGCCGGCGAGCCGGGCGCCCAGCGCCGCCGCCAGTCCGGCGACGGTGGCCTCGTAGTTTCCGGCGAGGGTGATCACCCTCGCCGGGGCCGCGCAGCTCTGGCCGGCGTTGTACGTGGCGGCCTCCGCGAGGCGGGCACAGGTGTCGGCGGGGCTGTCCGGGAGGACGATCGCCGGTGCGTTGCCGCCGAGTTCCAGGCTGACCCGGCGGGTTCCCGCCCGCGCCGCGACATCGGCTCCGGCCCGGCCGCTGCCGGTGAACGCGACCATGTCCACCGCGGACTCCACGAGCAGCCGGCCGGTGTGCCGGTCCCCCGGGAGGTATCCGAGCACGCCGGGGCCCAGGACCTGCGCCGCGTGTTCCGCGAGCAGCCGGAGGCTGTCGGGGGTGGTCTCGGCGGGTTTCGCCACCACCGTGTTGCCCGCCGCGAGGGCCGGGGCGCAGCGCCAGGCGGCCATCAGCAGCGGATAGTTCCACGGCACGATCACCCCGACCACGCCGATCGGCTCCCAGCGGACCCAGCTCTCGTGGCCCGCCACCAGGTGTCCCGAGGCCGGGGCGGTCCGGGTGCGGGCGGCGGTCGCGTAGAACCGGAACAGGTCGGCCACCTGCTCGATCTCGCCCGCCGTCTCCGTCCCGGGCTTGCCGGTGCCGGCCTGCTCCCGGGCCGCGTACTCCGTCGCGTGCTCCTCGATCAGGGCCGCGAGACGGTCCAGCCGGCGGCCCCGGTCCTTCGGTGTCAGAGCGCTCCAGCCGGGGAGGGCGGCGCGGGCCGCGGCCACGGCCTCGGACACCTCCCGCTCCCGGGAGAGCGGTGCGGTGCCGCGCGTCCGCCCGGTCCGGGGGTCGATGAGCCGGGTGGGTTCCGTGGTCATGGGTTCCTTTCGTTCCTCTTGCCCGAGGCTTCTCGCCTCATACCTCGTACGACCTCAGCCACAGCTCCAGCGTCAGGACCAGCCAGAGCTTGCCGCCCTGCCGGGGCAGCAGCGTGCCCTCGCCCTTCAGCCAGGTCCTGATGGTGTCCGGGCGGAACAGGCCGCGTTGCCAGGACCGGTGGCCGAGGAGGAGTTCGCGGCCGAGATCGCGCAGCGGACCGGTCAGCCACTGCTGGACGGGTACCCTCATCCCGCTCTTCGGGCGGTCGACCACCGTGCCCGGGAGCAGGTCCCGTACGGCCTCCTTGAGGATCCACTTCTCGGCCGTGCCGCGGAGCTTGTACCCCGGCGGCGTGGCGAAGGCGTGGTCGACGACCGACCGGTCGAAGAGCGGGGAGCGGCCCTCCACGCCCTGGGAGGAGGTCAGGCGTTCCACCTTCGTCAGGATGTGGTGCGCTCCCTTGGTCCGCAGGTTGCAGTGGAGCAGCCGGTTGAGGAGGTGCGTCATGGCGTACGGGCCGCCGCCGTCGGCCTCCGCGAGCAGGTACGGCTCCACGTGCCGCTCCAGGCGCGGGGCGTTCCGGGTTGCGTCGAGCACGGGTGCCGTCAGCAGGGCCGGGAGGTCCGTCCAGCACTTGCGGTACGAGCGCAGGTACGCGGTCGCCCGGTCCTCGTCCCAGGGCGCGCCGGGCGTCCGGTGCATCTCCTGCACCAGCATGGGGAGGTTCTTGGGCCCGCCGAAGACGGGGTCGCCGCCCTCGCCGTTGAGGACCACGGAGGCGCCGTCCGCGGCGACGGCCTCGGCCAGCATCAGGTTCGGCACCGTCAGCGGGTCCCCCACCGGGCTGTCCAGCAGCGCCGCGGCTTCGGCGAGCCGCGCCGCCACCGCCGCCCCGGAGACGTTCAGGACGCGGTGCCGGGTGTGGCAGTGGGAGGCCACCAGGCCGGAGTAGCCCAGCTCGTTCGGCAGGTCGTCGCCGAAGCTGATCGAGTACGTGTGGACGGGGTGGCCGTGCAGTTTCGCCGCCAGGGCGGTGACGAGGGAGCTGTCGATACCGCCGGACAGCAGCACCGCGGCCGGCTCGGCCCCGGGCAGCCGGATGGCCGTGGCCTGTTCCAACAGGGCGCGCAGGGCCAGGACATGGGCGGTCGGGTCGGAGGGTGCGGGGTCTTCGACGTCTTCCCGGGGCTCCCAGTGGACGGTTTCGGTCACCCGGCCGTCCCGGGCCAGCCGCAGGACCCGGCCGGGCAGCACCTCGCGGACCCCGGTGAGCAGGGTCTCCTCGCCGGGCAGATAGGCGAAGGTGAGGAAGGAGCGGACCGCCGACAGGTTCACGGCCGTACCGAGTGCCGGCCAGCGGCGCAGCGCCCGCAGTGAGGTGGCGGCGGCCCAGGCGCCGTCGGCCCGCGCGTAGTAGAGGGTGCGGGCGCCGACGTGGTCGCGGATCAGGACCAGGTCGGGGCCGTCGAACACGGCCAGCGCGAACATCCCTTCGGCGAGCGCCACGCCGGCTTCGCCGAGCAGGGCCCAGCAGTGGAGGAGGAGTTCGCCGTCGGGGCAGTCGGGGGGCGGTGGCGGGGCGGCGGCCCGGGCCCGGAGTGCGGCGAACAGCACCGGGCGGTTGTGGAGGGTGGTCTCGCCGACCGCGGTCCGTCCGAGTGCCGTGAACGGGCCGGTGGCACGCCCCGGTTCGCCGGTGACCAGGCCCAGTCCCGCGCCCGGTACGTCCGGGGCGCGGCCCGGTCCGGTGGCGACACCCATCGCGTCCAGATGGGCGCGGGCCTGCCCGGTGGTGTCGGCCAGACAGACGCAGAAGCGTGCCATGTTGCTCCTCTCGGTTGTCCCTCGTGTCCTGCACGGCCCGCGTGACCCGCATGGCCCACGTGACCTGCATGGCCGGCGTGGCCCGCAAGGCCCGCGTAACCGCGAGGCCGGCACGGCCCACGTCGTCCGCATGGCCGACGTGGCCCGCATGGCCCACGTGGCCCGCATGGCCGACGTGGCCCGCGTAACCGCGAGGCCCGCACGGCCCGCATAGCCCACGTGACCTGCACGGCCGACGTGGCCCGCAAGGCCCGCGTAACCGCGAGGCC
This window harbors:
- a CDS encoding FAD-binding protein; the encoded protein is MSSSHRPDRSFDAVPALDGELCFDQAALEAAAGDFGRLVHRLPAAVLRPGSAEDVAAMVRYCRERGLKVAARGQGHSTHGQAQVADGLVIDLGTLNSIEIDGTTAAVQGGALWSALVKATLPLDLTPPAFTDYLELSIGGTLSAGGLGGQIGHYGTQAANVLELQVVTGEGELATCSPTLRPDLFRAALGGLGQCALITRATIPLVPAPRSVRFYSLTCPSVAALSAQQAALVGEGRFDYLIGEVVSPSPGAWTYVMEAAAYDATAADDARLIGDLEHTSVEVRDVPYFDFLNRIAPSMEQLKTIGEWQRPHPWYDSLLPASSVDAVVTETLANLKPDAIGLSAVILLYPIPTAKCTTPLPVMPDEELAYLFSLLKTASPGADSAESMVAANRSQYDATVEAGGRWYPIGSVPLTRADWEHHFGAFWEEFSAARHRYDPDGILTPGQRIF
- a CDS encoding aldehyde dehydrogenase family protein codes for the protein MTTEPTRLIDPRTGRTRGTAPLSREREVSEAVAAARAALPGWSALTPKDRGRRLDRLAALIEEHATEYAAREQAGTGKPGTETAGEIEQVADLFRFYATAARTRTAPASGHLVAGHESWVRWEPIGVVGVIVPWNYPLLMAAWRCAPALAAGNTVVAKPAETTPDSLRLLAEHAAQVLGPGVLGYLPGDRHTGRLLVESAVDMVAFTGSGRAGADVAARAGTRRVSLELGGNAPAIVLPDSPADTCARLAEAATYNAGQSCAAPARVITLAGNYEATVAGLAAALGARLAGRDFGPLNNPDQAERYDRLVASSGAKRNLAAGIAPEARGLPGHWRPARLLADLPYDDPSVTEEVFGPLLTVQQAESTEAALALANGVPQALAASVWTTGLEAGLDLVARLNAGEAWLNCHLVQTAELPHGGRGTSGHGTDLSVLALHEYQRPKTVTVRRTR
- a CDS encoding asparagine synthetase B family protein yields the protein MARFCVCLADTTGQARAHLDAMGVATGPGRAPDVPGAGLGLVTGEPGRATGPFTALGRTAVGETTLHNRPVLFAALRARAAAPPPPPDCPDGELLLHCWALLGEAGVALAEGMFALAVFDGPDLVLIRDHVGARTLYYARADGAWAAATSLRALRRWPALGTAVNLSAVRSFLTFAYLPGEETLLTGVREVLPGRVLRLARDGRVTETVHWEPREDVEDPAPSDPTAHVLALRALLEQATAIRLPGAEPAAVLLSGGIDSSLVTALAAKLHGHPVHTYSISFGDDLPNELGYSGLVASHCHTRHRVLNVSGAAVAARLAEAAALLDSPVGDPLTVPNLMLAEAVAADGASVVLNGEGGDPVFGGPKNLPMLVQEMHRTPGAPWDEDRATAYLRSYRKCWTDLPALLTAPVLDATRNAPRLERHVEPYLLAEADGGGPYAMTHLLNRLLHCNLRTKGAHHILTKVERLTSSQGVEGRSPLFDRSVVDHAFATPPGYKLRGTAEKWILKEAVRDLLPGTVVDRPKSGMRVPVQQWLTGPLRDLGRELLLGHRSWQRGLFRPDTIRTWLKGEGTLLPRQGGKLWLVLTLELWLRSYEV